Proteins encoded together in one Flavobacteriales bacterium window:
- a CDS encoding putative DNA binding domain-containing protein has product MTPEELQTLLDELIAGWESEVVEFKEENEGYSTKEIGKYFSALSNEANLRSKQRAWLVLGVKNKTRTIVGTNYREEVPRLQELKLDISNGTSPRISFREIHVLHTPQGRVVLFEIPAAPQGMPIAWNGYCHARENTSLVGLSDSKRDEIRGQTGSSDWSAAIIQYAGITDLADEAIQLAREKFADRAPRIDRDTIMDWSTSHFLDQAMVTIDGRITRTALLLLGKPTSAHYLSPAPAELTWKLEGPERDYEHFGPPFLLTTSLLYQRIRNLTLKFLPVDQLIPKEMRKYDQGIVLEALHNCIAHQDYTRQERVLVTEHVDELVFRSAGQFYDGKPEDYLLTSRTPGKYRNTFLTRAMSHLGMVDRMGFGIREVMFRGQARAYKPLPFYETDSGDHVVLHLPGRIIDENYSRLLLTLPELDLADIIALDRIQKRLPVPNQVVRALRERGWVEGRKPNIHISAAIAATTGQKVQYIKTRKQDDEHYKKLVTDYLEEWVEAKPHEIRELLLSKLSDGLSDNQKRNKVRNLLTAMRKEGRIVAIGVKRNARWRLPSGYGPAPARP; this is encoded by the coding sequence ATGACCCCTGAAGAACTACAGACGCTACTTGACGAACTCATCGCTGGATGGGAAAGCGAGGTCGTGGAGTTCAAGGAGGAGAATGAGGGGTACTCCACGAAGGAGATCGGGAAGTACTTCAGTGCCCTGAGCAATGAGGCCAACCTTCGCTCAAAGCAACGAGCATGGCTTGTTCTGGGTGTGAAGAACAAGACCAGGACGATCGTTGGAACCAATTATCGGGAAGAGGTCCCACGGCTCCAAGAGCTCAAACTGGACATCTCCAACGGAACAAGCCCAAGGATCAGCTTTCGCGAGATCCATGTGCTCCACACCCCGCAAGGTCGAGTGGTACTGTTCGAGATACCTGCAGCGCCACAGGGAATGCCCATCGCATGGAACGGCTATTGCCACGCACGGGAGAACACCAGTCTTGTCGGCCTAAGCGATTCGAAACGTGACGAGATCCGGGGGCAGACCGGTTCCTCGGATTGGAGCGCGGCGATCATACAGTATGCCGGCATAACAGATCTCGCCGACGAGGCTATCCAACTGGCCCGTGAGAAGTTCGCCGATCGCGCGCCGCGTATCGACCGTGATACCATCATGGACTGGTCTACTTCGCACTTTCTTGATCAGGCGATGGTCACCATTGATGGCCGTATCACCCGCACCGCGCTGCTCCTGCTTGGTAAACCTACGTCCGCGCATTACTTAAGTCCGGCACCCGCCGAACTCACCTGGAAGTTGGAAGGTCCTGAAAGGGATTACGAACACTTCGGTCCGCCATTCCTGCTCACTACCTCCTTGCTCTACCAGCGCATCCGCAACCTCACGCTCAAATTCCTGCCCGTGGATCAGTTGATCCCCAAGGAAATGCGCAAGTATGACCAGGGCATCGTACTAGAGGCGCTGCACAACTGCATCGCTCACCAGGACTACACCCGACAGGAGCGTGTGCTGGTCACTGAGCATGTGGATGAACTGGTATTCCGAAGTGCCGGCCAATTCTATGATGGCAAGCCAGAGGACTACCTGCTGACGAGCCGTACACCCGGCAAGTACCGGAACACTTTTCTGACCAGGGCCATGTCTCACTTGGGCATGGTGGACCGCATGGGCTTCGGCATCCGCGAAGTGATGTTCCGCGGGCAGGCACGGGCCTACAAACCTTTGCCCTTCTATGAGACCGATAGCGGTGACCATGTGGTCCTGCACCTGCCCGGCCGCATCATCGACGAGAACTACAGCCGGTTACTGCTCACACTGCCTGAGCTGGATCTCGCCGACATCATCGCGTTGGACCGTATCCAGAAAAGACTGCCGGTACCGAACCAGGTGGTGAGAGCCTTGCGTGAGCGAGGCTGGGTGGAAGGGCGCAAGCCAAACATCCACATCTCTGCGGCGATCGCTGCCACCACAGGACAAAAGGTCCAGTACATCAAGACCCGGAAACAGGACGATGAGCACTACAAGAAGCTGGTGACCGACTACCTTGAGGAGTGGGTCGAAGCCAAGCCGCACGAGATCCGCGAGCTCCTCCTTTCCAAGCTCTCTGATGGCCTTTCGGACAACCAGAAACGGAACAAGGTCCGCAACCTCCTGACGGCCATGCGCAAGGAGGGCCGGATCGTCGCCATCGGCGTTAAACGCAATGCGCGCTGGCGCCTTCCCTCTGGCTACGGTCCGGCACCAGCCAGACCCTAA
- the gdhA gene encoding NADP-specific glutamate dehydrogenase produces MAKSNKAVDAFMAEVKKRNGNEPEFLQAVHEVAEMVIPFIEANPKYKGKMLLERMVEPERTIMFRVPWVDDKGNIQVNRGFRIEFNSAIGPYKGGLRFHPSVNLSILKFLGFEQTFKNSLTTLPMGGGKGGSDFDPKGKSDGEVMRFCQSFMTELWRHVGQFTDVPAGDIGVGGREIGFMYGQDKRLRNEFTGVFTGKGITWGGSLIRPEATGYGCVYFAEEMMKHNKTGFKGKTVAVSGSGNVAQYAIEKATQLGGKVVTASDSDGSIYDPAGINAEKLAFLMELKNVKRGRIEEYAKKFKGVTYKKGARVWDVVAKCDVALPCATQNELDGKNAKDLVKKGVKYVAEGANMPTTPEGIAVFQAANVAFAPGKASNAGGVATSGLEMSQNSLRLSWTREEVDQRLHTIMKNIHAACVKHGKEGKGINYVKGANIAGFVKVADAMLDQGVV; encoded by the coding sequence ATGGCAAAGTCGAACAAGGCCGTGGATGCCTTCATGGCCGAGGTGAAGAAGCGCAACGGCAACGAGCCGGAGTTCCTCCAGGCCGTGCACGAAGTGGCCGAGATGGTGATCCCCTTCATCGAGGCGAACCCCAAGTACAAGGGCAAGATGCTCCTGGAGCGCATGGTGGAGCCGGAGCGCACCATCATGTTCCGCGTACCCTGGGTGGACGACAAGGGCAACATCCAGGTGAACCGCGGCTTCCGCATCGAGTTCAACAGCGCCATCGGCCCCTACAAGGGCGGCCTGCGCTTCCACCCCAGCGTGAACCTCAGCATCCTGAAGTTCCTGGGCTTCGAGCAGACCTTCAAGAACAGCCTCACCACCCTGCCCATGGGCGGCGGCAAGGGCGGCAGCGATTTCGACCCGAAAGGCAAGAGCGACGGCGAAGTGATGCGCTTCTGCCAGAGCTTCATGACCGAGCTGTGGCGCCACGTGGGCCAGTTCACGGACGTGCCCGCCGGCGACATCGGCGTGGGCGGTCGCGAGATCGGCTTCATGTACGGCCAGGACAAGCGCCTGCGCAACGAGTTCACCGGCGTGTTCACCGGCAAGGGCATCACCTGGGGCGGCTCGCTGATCCGTCCGGAAGCCACCGGCTACGGCTGCGTGTACTTCGCGGAAGAGATGATGAAGCACAACAAGACCGGCTTCAAGGGCAAGACCGTGGCCGTGAGCGGCAGCGGCAACGTGGCCCAGTACGCCATTGAGAAGGCCACGCAGCTCGGCGGCAAGGTGGTGACCGCCAGCGACAGCGATGGCAGCATCTACGACCCCGCCGGCATCAACGCCGAGAAGCTCGCGTTCCTCATGGAACTGAAGAACGTGAAGCGCGGCCGCATCGAGGAGTACGCCAAGAAGTTCAAGGGCGTCACCTACAAAAAGGGTGCGCGCGTGTGGGACGTGGTGGCCAAGTGCGATGTGGCCCTGCCCTGCGCCACGCAGAACGAGCTCGACGGCAAGAACGCCAAGGACCTTGTGAAGAAGGGCGTGAAGTACGTGGCCGAGGGCGCGAACATGCCCACGACCCCGGAAGGCATCGCCGTGTTCCAGGCTGCGAACGTGGCCTTCGCGCCCGGCAAGGCCAGCAACGCCGGTGGCGTGGCCACCAGCGGCCTGGAGATGAGCCAGAACAGCCTGCGCCTGAGCTGGACCCGCGAAGAGGTGGACCAGCGCCTGCACACCATCATGAAGAACATCCACGCCGCCTGCGTGAAGCACGGCAAAGAGGGCAAGGGCATCAACTACGTGAAGGGCGCCAACATCGCCGGCTTCGTGAAGGTCGCCGACGCCATGCTCGACCAGGGCGTGGTGTAA
- the dprA gene encoding DNA-protecting protein DprA, with protein sequence MTRSPSAVPVDDRTWVYRIALAMLKGIGPVNARNLVAYCGGVDALFTDPKVRRSLEKVPGIGPKLAASVTDRRVIPAAERELAYVRKHGLRPLFYLDADYPRRLAQAEDAPVLLYVRGPADLDAQRVVSIVGTRTPTEHGKRFCAELVEGLRAVNAIIVSGLAYGIDIVAHRTALKQGLPTVACVAHGLDKLYPAEHAATARELAEHGAVVSELPSGSPFAPGNFPARNRIIAGLGDCTVVVESGPKGGSLITADIADSYDREVMAVPGRPGDPRSEGCNRLIQQHKAALITSAADLLTRMEWNIKAPRRKAPVQQPLFADLGPEEQLLVDVLRAGGRVGIDDLCLRSRLHPGKAATLLLNLEFSGVVRSLPGKVYELH encoded by the coding sequence ATGACGCGAAGCCCGTCAGCCGTTCCCGTGGACGACCGCACCTGGGTGTACCGCATCGCCCTGGCCATGCTCAAGGGCATCGGTCCGGTGAACGCGCGCAACCTGGTGGCCTATTGCGGAGGGGTGGATGCCCTGTTCACCGACCCCAAGGTGCGGCGTTCCCTGGAGAAGGTCCCCGGGATCGGGCCCAAGCTGGCCGCCAGCGTCACGGACCGCCGGGTGATCCCCGCCGCCGAACGGGAACTGGCCTACGTGCGCAAGCACGGGCTGCGGCCCCTCTTCTACCTGGACGCCGACTATCCGCGCCGGCTGGCCCAGGCCGAGGACGCCCCCGTGCTGCTCTACGTACGCGGGCCGGCCGACCTCGACGCCCAGCGCGTGGTGAGCATCGTGGGCACCCGCACCCCCACCGAGCACGGCAAGCGGTTCTGCGCCGAGCTGGTCGAAGGCCTTCGCGCCGTGAACGCCATCATCGTCAGCGGCCTGGCCTATGGCATCGACATCGTGGCCCACCGCACCGCCCTCAAGCAGGGCCTGCCCACCGTGGCCTGCGTGGCGCATGGCCTGGACAAGTTGTACCCCGCCGAACATGCCGCCACGGCCCGGGAGCTCGCCGAACACGGCGCAGTGGTGAGCGAGCTGCCCAGCGGTTCGCCCTTCGCACCCGGCAACTTCCCCGCCCGCAACCGCATCATCGCCGGCCTCGGCGATTGCACCGTGGTGGTGGAGAGCGGGCCCAAAGGGGGCAGCCTCATCACCGCCGACATCGCCGACAGCTACGACCGCGAGGTGATGGCGGTGCCCGGCAGGCCCGGCGATCCACGCAGCGAGGGTTGCAACCGGCTCATCCAACAGCACAAGGCCGCCCTGATCACCAGCGCCGCCGACCTGCTCACGCGCATGGAGTGGAACATCAAGGCTCCGCGGCGCAAGGCTCCCGTGCAACAGCCCCTCTTCGCCGACCTGGGACCCGAGGAACAACTGCTGGTGGATGTGCTGCGGGCCGGTGGCCGCGTGGGCATCGACGACCTGTGCCTGCGCAGCCGGTTGCACCCCGGAAAAGCGGCCACCCTGCTGCTGAACCTGGAGTTCAGCGGCGTGGTGCGCAGCCTTCCCGGCAAGGTCTACGAACTGCACTAG
- a CDS encoding TonB-dependent receptor: MRNRFACLALLIGAGTQAQQQAVLQGRITDTASGIGLIGVNVLAGPGKGTATDANGDYRLALDAGERAITFSLLGYANETRTVVLVGGQETRLDLAMRASATQLDMVVVTAGKFEQRVGEVSQSLSVLRPEVIQNKNITNVNEVLGQVPGVVIIDEDPQIRAGSGFSYGAGSRVMVLVDDLPVLSGDIGRTSWSIVPTENVEQIEVIKGASSVLYGSAALSGVINVRTAYPREEPMTRVNVFAGMYDTPRNKAARPRTDRNAFLGGTNFFHSQRFGQWDVVLGGNLVWDEGFLGPESVGKDTLNRDDPKYSTPAGYDHRVRVNGGVRYRHKKVKGLNYGINANAIRADNTSVFIWDDAGDNIYRAENGTVTNTQGMQYYVDPYVNYLSDKQTRHSLRGRYFNQKFDNSGNQSNASHFLYGEYQAQQRLDIWGETVLTGGIVAQRTRSVALLYSGSPDGDTENTATNTAAYLQVDKKLIKERLALSAGVRYESFAVNEDQQAVPVFRAGGTFRVLKGTFVRASYGQGFRFPTIGERFIRTNVGQLNIYPNPELEPEESWNAEAGIKQGFRIGGFTGYFDAVYFQQEYSRYIEFTFGQWAVPTFTNFAGLGFKSVNTGNARVSGVEMELAGKGKVGAVELMVLAGYTWSQPITTTPDEVYAQPVIQGYPPSTYSNTSYDASADLLKFRVEHLVRADVQAEWRRLSAGFSVRYNSHVRNIDKVFVDLDESAVELTALRTGVGEWMATRRSGDTVLDARVGVRVGENNRVSMVVNNLTNLTYAIRPLSVEAPRTFQLQFSRSI, translated from the coding sequence ATGAGGAACCGCTTCGCCTGCCTTGCCCTGCTGATCGGGGCCGGCACGCAGGCCCAACAGCAGGCCGTCCTGCAGGGCCGCATCACCGACACCGCTTCAGGCATCGGCCTGATCGGTGTGAACGTCCTGGCCGGGCCCGGGAAGGGCACTGCCACCGACGCCAACGGCGACTATCGCCTCGCGCTCGACGCCGGGGAGCGCGCCATCACCTTCTCCCTGCTCGGCTATGCCAACGAGACCCGCACGGTGGTCCTCGTGGGGGGGCAGGAGACCCGACTGGACCTGGCCATGCGCGCCTCGGCGACGCAGTTGGACATGGTGGTGGTGACCGCGGGCAAGTTCGAGCAACGCGTGGGGGAGGTGAGCCAGAGCCTGAGCGTGCTGCGGCCCGAGGTGATCCAGAACAAGAACATCACCAACGTGAACGAGGTGCTGGGACAGGTGCCCGGTGTGGTGATCATCGACGAGGACCCACAGATCCGTGCCGGCAGTGGCTTCAGTTACGGGGCCGGCAGCCGCGTGATGGTGCTGGTGGACGATCTGCCCGTGCTGAGCGGCGACATCGGCCGCACCTCCTGGAGCATCGTGCCCACCGAGAACGTGGAGCAGATCGAGGTGATCAAGGGCGCCAGCAGCGTGCTGTACGGCAGCGCGGCACTGAGCGGGGTCATCAACGTGCGCACCGCCTACCCGCGCGAGGAGCCCATGACCCGCGTGAACGTGTTCGCCGGCATGTACGACACCCCTCGGAACAAAGCGGCCCGCCCGCGGACCGACCGCAACGCCTTCCTCGGCGGAACCAACTTTTTCCACAGCCAGCGCTTCGGCCAGTGGGACGTGGTGCTCGGCGGCAACTTGGTGTGGGACGAGGGCTTCCTGGGCCCCGAATCGGTGGGCAAGGACACGCTGAACCGCGACGACCCGAAATACAGCACCCCGGCGGGCTACGACCACCGCGTGCGGGTGAACGGCGGGGTGCGCTACCGGCACAAGAAGGTGAAGGGGCTCAACTACGGCATCAACGCCAACGCCATTCGGGCGGACAACACCAGCGTGTTCATCTGGGATGATGCCGGCGACAACATCTACCGCGCGGAGAACGGCACGGTGACCAACACGCAGGGGATGCAGTACTACGTGGACCCCTACGTGAACTACTTGAGCGACAAGCAGACGCGCCACAGCCTGCGGGGCCGCTACTTCAACCAGAAGTTCGACAACAGCGGCAACCAGAGCAACGCCAGCCACTTCCTTTACGGGGAGTACCAGGCTCAGCAACGGCTGGACATCTGGGGCGAGACGGTGCTCACGGGCGGTATCGTGGCCCAGCGCACCCGTTCGGTGGCCCTGCTGTACAGCGGCAGCCCCGACGGCGATACGGAGAACACGGCCACCAACACGGCCGCCTACCTGCAGGTGGACAAGAAGCTGATCAAGGAGCGTCTGGCGCTGAGCGCCGGGGTGCGTTACGAGAGCTTCGCGGTGAACGAGGACCAGCAGGCCGTGCCGGTGTTCCGTGCGGGCGGCACCTTCCGCGTGTTGAAGGGCACCTTCGTTCGGGCGAGCTATGGCCAGGGCTTCCGCTTCCCCACCATCGGCGAGCGGTTCATCCGAACCAACGTGGGCCAGCTCAACATCTACCCCAATCCGGAGCTGGAGCCCGAGGAGAGCTGGAACGCCGAGGCCGGCATCAAGCAGGGCTTCCGCATCGGCGGCTTCACCGGCTATTTCGACGCGGTGTATTTCCAGCAGGAGTACAGCCGCTACATCGAGTTCACCTTCGGACAGTGGGCGGTGCCCACCTTCACCAACTTCGCCGGCCTGGGCTTCAAGTCGGTGAACACCGGCAACGCGCGGGTGAGCGGCGTGGAGATGGAGTTGGCCGGCAAGGGCAAGGTCGGCGCCGTGGAGCTGATGGTGCTGGCCGGATACACGTGGTCCCAGCCCATTACCACCACCCCGGACGAGGTGTACGCACAGCCCGTGATCCAGGGCTACCCGCCTTCCACCTACAGCAACACCAGCTACGACGCCAGCGCCGACCTGCTGAAGTTCCGGGTGGAGCACCTGGTCCGTGCCGATGTGCAGGCCGAGTGGCGCCGCCTCAGCGCCGGCTTCAGCGTGCGCTACAACAGCCATGTGCGCAACATCGACAAGGTGTTCGTGGACCTGGACGAGAGCGCCGTGGAGCTCACCGCCCTGCGCACCGGGGTGGGTGAGTGGATGGCCACGCGCCGGAGCGGCGACACCGTTCTCGACGCCCGCGTGGGGGTCCGGGTGGGCGAGAACAACCGGGTCTCCATGGTGGTGAACAACCTCACCAACCTCACCTACGCCATCCGCCCGCTGAGCGTGGAGGCGCCGCGCACCTTCCAGTTGCAGTTCAGCCGCAGCATCTAG
- the kdsB gene encoding 3-deoxy-manno-octulosonate cytidylyltransferase, translating to MRILGVIPARFGSSRLPGKVLLDIGGRSMVARVIEQARRCPGLAAVVVATDDERVAGHVRGLDAEVVMTSPDHPSGTDRCYEALERLGRDRYDAVVNIQGDEPFLDPAQLDLVCATLLRPGVQVATLAKAVTDDRELDDPGEAHLVVDKDLNALYFSRASIPFLREGTAGPRHRAFPFLKHVGVYGYRSEVLEQLVALPPSLLEQAERLEQLRWLENGFRVTVALTEHDSFCVDTEADLAEARRRAAAL from the coding sequence GTGCGCATCCTGGGCGTGATCCCCGCGCGGTTCGGCAGCAGCCGGCTGCCCGGCAAGGTGCTCCTCGACATCGGCGGCCGCAGCATGGTCGCCCGCGTGATCGAACAGGCCCGGCGGTGCCCCGGGTTGGCCGCGGTCGTGGTGGCCACCGACGACGAGCGCGTGGCCGGGCACGTGCGGGGCCTCGATGCCGAGGTGGTGATGACCTCCCCGGACCATCCCAGCGGCACGGACCGCTGCTACGAGGCCCTGGAACGCTTGGGCCGCGACCGCTACGACGCGGTGGTGAACATCCAAGGCGATGAGCCCTTCCTGGACCCGGCCCAGCTGGACCTGGTGTGCGCCACGCTCCTTCGGCCCGGCGTGCAAGTGGCCACCCTGGCCAAAGCGGTGACCGATGACCGTGAACTGGACGACCCCGGAGAGGCCCACCTGGTGGTGGACAAGGACCTGAACGCCCTGTATTTCAGCCGCGCGTCGATCCCGTTCCTGCGCGAAGGCACGGCAGGACCGCGGCACAGGGCCTTTCCCTTCCTGAAGCACGTGGGCGTCTATGGTTACCGCAGCGAGGTGCTGGAGCAGCTGGTGGCGTTGCCGCCCAGCCTGCTGGAGCAGGCCGAACGGCTCGAGCAGCTACGCTGGCTGGAGAACGGTTTCCGCGTCACGGTGGCCCTGACGGAGCACGACAGTTTCTGTGTGGACACCGAGGCCGACCTCGCCGAGGCCAGGCGGCGTGCGGCGGCATTGTAA
- a CDS encoding SPOR domain-containing protein, with protein MAIERDIHDLLHHHDCVIVPRFGGFLAHYRPARLDEVHDLVHPPARELSFNRHLVRNDGLLADQLARRTGAGFDEASGRIAQEVGGWHERIALDRRLELPRIGTFFTDAEGNLQFDPDRRVNYLRDAYGLRPVAAVPVPRKQTTIASAVVHQLPRVEAVPDDGRRPLIWAAAAAAGLVFLLGAGVLVRRTWDTRQLSALLPWSGEPARYVMRDAVPSFDPAVDTVFHVPVPEGSGVMVLPLLGEGHDPVPVHLGEPPVAAVDSTHVAVPAMPEARYHVIGGCFSIEDNAGRFIADMARRGFQARVIDVHRGLYRVAVASYADRSAAVKAVSALNQGTVEGAWLLVH; from the coding sequence ATGGCCATCGAGCGCGACATCCACGACCTGCTGCACCATCACGACTGCGTGATCGTGCCGCGCTTCGGCGGCTTTCTGGCCCACTACCGGCCGGCCCGGTTGGACGAGGTGCACGATCTGGTGCATCCGCCGGCGCGCGAGCTCAGCTTCAACCGGCACCTGGTGCGGAACGACGGGCTGCTGGCCGACCAGCTGGCGCGTCGCACCGGGGCGGGCTTCGATGAGGCATCGGGCCGGATCGCCCAGGAGGTCGGCGGCTGGCACGAACGGATCGCTCTGGACCGACGCCTCGAACTGCCGCGCATCGGCACCTTCTTCACCGACGCGGAGGGCAACCTGCAGTTCGATCCCGACCGCCGGGTGAACTACCTGCGCGATGCCTACGGCCTGCGGCCGGTGGCGGCTGTTCCCGTGCCGCGCAAGCAGACCACGATCGCCTCTGCCGTGGTGCATCAGCTACCCCGGGTGGAGGCGGTGCCCGACGACGGTCGCCGGCCCCTGATCTGGGCCGCCGCCGCCGCGGCGGGCCTGGTGTTCCTGCTGGGCGCAGGCGTTCTCGTACGCCGTACGTGGGACACACGGCAGCTGAGCGCCCTGTTGCCCTGGAGCGGAGAACCGGCACGCTACGTCATGCGCGATGCCGTTCCGTCCTTCGACCCGGCTGTGGACACGGTGTTCCATGTTCCGGTGCCCGAAGGGTCCGGCGTGATGGTGCTGCCCCTGTTGGGCGAAGGCCATGACCCCGTACCGGTGCACCTCGGCGAACCGCCGGTGGCGGCCGTCGATTCCACCCACGTGGCCGTACCCGCGATGCCCGAGGCGCGCTACCACGTGATCGGAGGCTGCTTCAGCATCGAGGACAATGCGGGCCGCTTCATCGCGGACATGGCCCGGCGCGGCTTCCAGGCCAGGGTCATCGACGTGCATCGCGGGTTGTACCGGGTGGCGGTGGCCAGCTACGCCGACCGGTCCGCGGCGGTGAAGGCCGTATCGGCCCTGAACCAGGGGACCGTCGAGGGCGCCTGGTTGCTTGTGCACTGA
- a CDS encoding acyl-CoA thioesterase, whose product MNKVARSVTDSYAQTTHVVLPNDTNTLGNLFGGRLLQWLDISCAISAHRHCKRVAVTVAVNHVGFDKPIKLGDFVTIHSHVSRAFGSSMEVWSDVYVEDQVTGEKIKCNSAIYTFVAVDQAGRPVNVPEAVPTNEEEQHRYDGALRRRQLRLILSGKMKPGEATELKALFE is encoded by the coding sequence ATGAACAAGGTCGCCCGCTCCGTCACTGACAGCTATGCGCAGACCACCCATGTGGTCCTCCCCAACGACACCAACACGCTGGGCAATCTGTTCGGTGGGCGCTTGCTGCAATGGCTCGACATCAGTTGCGCGATCAGTGCGCACCGGCATTGCAAGCGCGTGGCGGTGACGGTGGCGGTGAACCATGTGGGATTCGACAAGCCGATCAAGCTGGGCGATTTCGTCACCATCCACAGCCATGTCAGCCGCGCGTTCGGCAGCAGCATGGAGGTGTGGAGCGATGTGTATGTGGAGGACCAGGTGACCGGCGAGAAGATCAAGTGCAACAGCGCGATCTATACGTTCGTGGCGGTGGACCAGGCCGGACGACCGGTGAACGTGCCCGAAGCGGTGCCCACGAATGAAGAGGAACAGCACCGGTATGATGGGGCGTTGCGCCGCAGGCAATTGCGGCTCATCCTCAGCGGCAAGATGAAGCCGGGGGAGGCCACCGAACTGAAGGCGCTCTTCGAGTAG